In a single window of the Phaeobacter sp. G2 genome:
- a CDS encoding WecB/TagA/CpsF family glycosyltransferase → MFFEFQGQRITVNLPTRAALESEVLRRFSAGEGFALATVNLDHLVKLADSPEFLQAYAGQDLVVADGRPIVWLSQLAKRPVELMPGSDLVLPLCRLAAAAGVPVALVGSTEVALRDAKAHLEAEVPGLDLAWCHAPSGVFDPQSDEAGKILENLNSKGIRLCFLALGAPKQERLAHRGRSAAPLVGFASIGAGLDFLGGHQTRAPLWVRKIAMEWLWRALSSPGRMVPRYAKCFAILPGQIWQALRNRPKL, encoded by the coding sequence GTGTTTTTTGAGTTTCAAGGCCAGCGTATCACGGTGAATTTGCCCACCCGGGCCGCCTTGGAGAGCGAAGTTTTGCGGCGCTTTTCGGCGGGCGAAGGCTTTGCCCTGGCAACCGTGAACCTGGATCATCTGGTTAAGCTGGCTGACTCGCCAGAGTTTCTGCAAGCCTACGCCGGACAGGATTTGGTGGTGGCAGACGGGCGGCCCATTGTCTGGCTTTCGCAGTTGGCCAAACGCCCGGTTGAACTGATGCCGGGGTCTGATCTGGTTCTGCCGCTTTGCCGTCTGGCCGCTGCAGCCGGGGTGCCGGTGGCCTTGGTTGGCAGTACCGAGGTGGCACTGCGCGATGCCAAGGCACATCTGGAGGCAGAGGTGCCGGGGCTGGATCTGGCCTGGTGCCATGCGCCCTCGGGGGTTTTTGACCCACAGAGCGATGAAGCCGGTAAAATACTCGAAAACCTGAACAGCAAGGGCATTCGCCTGTGTTTTCTGGCCCTGGGCGCGCCCAAGCAGGAACGCCTGGCCCATCGCGGCCGCAGCGCGGCGCCGCTGGTTGGCTTTGCCTCGATTGGGGCGGGGCTGGATTTTCTGGGTGGTCATCAGACACGGGCGCCGCTTTGGGTGCGCAAGATTGCCATGGAATGGCTGTGGCGCGCCTTGAGCAGCCCAGGCCGGATGGTGCCACGCTATGCCAAGTGTTTTGCCATTCTGCCCGGTCAGATCTGGCAGGCCCTGCGCAACCGGCCCAAACTGTAG
- a CDS encoding glycosyltransferase family 2 protein → MTVSAPNSAPHISAVVIGRNEGARLLVCLASLQPQIHRLIYVDSGSSDGSTKAAQALGVEVVALDMSLPFTAARARNAGLDRLQGEQGFVQLVDGDCEVDANWIPQAAAFLQQHPEVAVVCGRRRERFAEASIYNQLCDAEWNTPIGEAKACGGDALMRLEALRAVGGYRADLIAGEEPEMCLRLRRKGWKIWRIDAEMTLHDAQMTRFGQWWNRSRRAGYAFAQGAALHGASPERHWLTETRRALLWGGVLPLALLLGTVAISPWALVAAGLYPLQLLRLSPRMGLRPAWFSLLGKFAECAGVAEYSWDRVRGKNRKILEYK, encoded by the coding sequence ATGACGGTGTCCGCCCCGAACAGCGCGCCTCACATCAGCGCCGTGGTGATAGGACGCAACGAAGGCGCGCGTCTGCTCGTCTGCCTTGCCTCGCTGCAACCGCAGATACACCGGCTGATCTACGTCGACAGCGGCTCTAGCGATGGTTCGACCAAAGCGGCGCAGGCGCTGGGGGTCGAGGTGGTGGCGCTGGATATGTCGCTGCCCTTCACTGCCGCCCGTGCCCGCAATGCGGGGCTGGACCGGTTGCAGGGCGAACAGGGGTTTGTGCAGCTGGTTGATGGCGATTGCGAGGTGGACGCCAACTGGATCCCCCAGGCCGCCGCGTTTTTGCAGCAGCACCCAGAGGTGGCCGTGGTCTGTGGCCGCCGTCGCGAGCGCTTTGCAGAGGCGTCGATCTACAACCAACTGTGCGATGCGGAATGGAACACGCCCATAGGTGAGGCCAAGGCCTGCGGCGGCGATGCGCTGATGCGGCTGGAGGCCCTGCGCGCAGTGGGCGGATATCGCGCCGATCTGATCGCAGGGGAAGAACCCGAAATGTGCCTGCGTCTGCGCCGCAAGGGCTGGAAAATCTGGCGCATTGATGCGGAAATGACCCTGCATGATGCGCAGATGACCCGGTTTGGCCAATGGTGGAATCGCAGCCGCCGGGCCGGCTATGCCTTTGCCCAGGGGGCCGCGTTGCATGGGGCCTCACCGGAGCGGCACTGGCTCACCGAAACCCGCCGCGCCCTGCTCTGGGGTGGGGTGCTGCCGCTGGCTCTTCTCTTGGGCACTGTGGCGATCTCCCCTTGGGCCCTCGTGGCTGCAGGACTATATCCGCTGCAGCTGCTGCGTCTGAGCCCGCGCATGGGACTGCGGCCTGCCTGGTTTTCGCTGCTGGGGAAATTTGCCGAATGCGCTGGCGTGGCAGAATACTCCTGGGACCGCGTGCGGGGAAAAAACCGCAAAATATTGGAGTATAAATAG
- a CDS encoding translocation/assembly module TamB domain-containing protein translates to MRVSVLFPAALLASSALTLPLVSPLAAQDTTPETPPEPEPSYLESFLEENLSADNQYITVTGLNGAFSSQAVIDEITVADTEGVWLRLRGAELDWNRLALLRGNLSINHLKAAEIAVLRQPKPLPPDPSLPSPEATPFQLPDLPVAIELGEISVARILLDETLFGFAASLNLQGGLKLAEGSLTTQLEVNRLDKPGDRLSLEAGYAKDSRQITLDLALQEASGGLISTALALPAAPSLQLDIKGSGPVEDFTAQIALSSNGSNRLAGQIELTALAAPPEAGTGATGTPDAGATTAAAGIGFTADLGGDIDALLLPDYRPFFGPDLQLALRGSSTSTAGLVLDSFALRSQALRLSGALAMTPAGQLDTANIRAAITPPPGQAAVLLPLPGADTTLAGTEILAQKTSDGPWSLSAELTQLSHPEALIETALITAQGRLSLDDSGAQQLDGDVTAELQGLKLRDPALAAAVGREVSLSSHLTTQGAAAFSLHELLLQGQDYQASGDLGFAGLESGLQVTGDLRVGAGNLQRFSALAGQPLSGAVQGQIQGALTPLSGAFEADMALQGQGVSAGIDVLDQLTEGTLALTFKGGRDTAGLEIKQFTLLSGQISAEASGTLDSRAGSLHLQAGLKDLNLLVPQVSGALTLEGDLTRSGDSLSGQLQLKGPHASFAQLQGRAQLDGAADVTFEASLEEMQRFVPELPGRLSATGEARRRDGRWQITSDAKAPSGAEARLAGSFDESSGLADITATGQARLEGANPFITPNLLSGTAAFDLALKGAPTLAALSGSITTRGAAMALPAAAQRLDAINATVTLQNAGAQLQVSARPRDGGSLRLTGPIALTPPFDAALKIAVSDVTLTDHLSYETLLDGALSFAGPLAGNSRLSGRIDIGESNINLNTAGGAISAAPIPPIRHIGESRPVRQTRARADLIQTTASTGSSSNIALDLLIDAPNRIFARGRGLNAELGGRIQLRGSTAALAPAGQISLKRGTFDILGRRLELDEGRITLLGDLKPHLEFRSSASTATGSATLEIEGPLDAPQIKVTSDPPRPSEEALALLLFGDNIDDLSPLALARLAKSALDLSGRGLGNQSRLRDATGADNVEVGLDNIGSGLLGLGGYIGEKAYTDFNVNTEGDSELSINIDLTDSVTVTGTVDSEGESGFGLFFKRDY, encoded by the coding sequence ATGCGCGTTTCGGTTCTGTTTCCCGCCGCTCTGCTGGCCAGCTCTGCGCTCACCCTGCCCTTAGTCTCGCCACTGGCAGCGCAGGACACCACGCCCGAAACCCCGCCTGAGCCTGAGCCCAGCTATCTCGAAAGCTTCCTCGAAGAAAACCTGTCCGCAGACAACCAATACATCACCGTAACCGGGCTGAACGGTGCCTTTTCCTCGCAGGCGGTGATCGACGAAATCACCGTCGCCGATACCGAGGGCGTCTGGCTGCGGCTGCGCGGCGCTGAGCTGGACTGGAACCGGCTGGCCCTGCTGCGTGGCAATTTGTCGATCAATCACCTGAAGGCTGCGGAAATTGCCGTGCTGCGGCAACCAAAGCCGCTGCCGCCGGATCCCAGCCTGCCCAGCCCCGAGGCCACGCCCTTTCAATTGCCGGACCTGCCGGTCGCGATTGAGCTGGGAGAGATCAGCGTCGCCCGCATCCTGCTGGATGAGACGCTGTTTGGCTTTGCTGCCAGCCTCAACCTGCAGGGCGGGCTGAAACTGGCCGAGGGCAGTCTGACAACCCAGCTCGAGGTGAATCGGCTCGACAAACCCGGCGACCGGCTGAGCCTTGAGGCCGGATATGCCAAGGACAGCCGCCAGATCACCCTTGATCTGGCGCTCCAAGAAGCCTCGGGCGGCTTGATCTCCACCGCCTTGGCGCTGCCTGCGGCCCCCAGCCTGCAGCTCGATATAAAAGGCAGCGGCCCGGTCGAAGATTTCACCGCCCAGATTGCCCTGTCCTCCAACGGCAGCAACAGACTGGCGGGCCAGATTGAACTGACGGCTCTGGCCGCGCCACCCGAAGCCGGGACAGGTGCCACCGGAACCCCCGACGCTGGCGCCACCACTGCAGCGGCTGGCATTGGCTTCACCGCCGATCTTGGCGGCGATATCGATGCCTTGCTGCTGCCGGACTATCGCCCCTTCTTTGGGCCGGACCTGCAACTGGCTCTGCGGGGCAGTAGCACCTCCACAGCCGGGCTGGTGCTGGACAGTTTTGCCCTGCGCAGCCAGGCCCTGCGGCTCAGCGGGGCACTGGCCATGACCCCCGCGGGACAGCTGGACACCGCCAATATTCGCGCTGCAATCACCCCGCCCCCAGGGCAGGCTGCGGTGCTCCTGCCCTTGCCCGGCGCCGATACCACCCTGGCTGGCACAGAAATCCTGGCGCAGAAAACCAGCGACGGCCCCTGGTCTCTGAGCGCCGAGTTGACCCAGCTCAGCCATCCTGAGGCGCTGATCGAAACCGCGCTGATTACGGCCCAGGGGCGGCTGTCACTGGATGACAGCGGCGCACAGCAGCTCGACGGGGATGTCACCGCAGAATTGCAGGGTCTGAAACTGCGCGATCCAGCCTTGGCCGCCGCAGTGGGGCGCGAGGTTTCTCTGTCCAGCCATCTGACCACCCAGGGCGCGGCGGCATTTTCGCTGCATGAGCTACTGCTGCAGGGGCAGGACTATCAGGCCAGCGGAGACCTGGGCTTTGCGGGGCTGGAAAGCGGCCTGCAGGTCACTGGTGATCTGCGCGTCGGTGCCGGCAACCTGCAGCGGTTTTCTGCTCTGGCAGGCCAGCCCCTGTCGGGCGCCGTGCAAGGCCAGATCCAAGGCGCGCTCACGCCGCTTTCCGGCGCCTTTGAGGCCGATATGGCGCTACAGGGCCAGGGCGTTTCTGCCGGGATTGACGTTCTTGATCAGCTGACAGAGGGCACTCTGGCGCTGACCTTCAAGGGCGGGCGCGATACCGCTGGGCTGGAGATCAAACAGTTCACACTGCTGAGCGGGCAAATCTCAGCCGAGGCCAGCGGCACCCTGGACAGTCGCGCCGGCAGCCTGCATCTGCAGGCGGGCCTCAAGGATCTCAATCTACTGGTGCCGCAGGTTTCCGGGGCGCTGACCCTGGAGGGCGACCTGACCCGAAGCGGCGACAGCCTGTCGGGGCAGCTCCAGCTCAAGGGGCCACATGCCTCCTTTGCCCAGCTCCAGGGCCGTGCCCAGCTGGACGGCGCGGCGGATGTCACCTTTGAGGCCTCACTGGAAGAAATGCAGCGCTTTGTTCCCGAACTGCCGGGCAGGCTCAGCGCGACAGGAGAGGCGCGACGCCGTGATGGCCGCTGGCAGATCACCAGTGATGCCAAGGCGCCTTCGGGGGCTGAGGCGCGCCTTGCCGGCAGCTTTGACGAAAGCAGCGGGCTGGCCGATATCACCGCCACAGGTCAGGCCCGGCTGGAAGGCGCCAACCCCTTTATCACCCCCAATCTGCTGAGCGGCACCGCCGCCTTTGATCTGGCACTAAAAGGCGCGCCCACGCTCGCGGCCCTGAGCGGCAGCATCACCACCCGTGGCGCCGCAATGGCACTGCCTGCTGCGGCCCAGCGGCTCGACGCTATCAACGCAACGGTCACGCTGCAGAACGCTGGCGCGCAGTTGCAGGTTTCGGCCCGCCCCCGGGATGGCGGCAGCCTGCGCCTGACCGGACCCATAGCTCTGACACCCCCGTTTGATGCTGCGCTCAAGATTGCCGTATCGGATGTCACGCTGACTGATCATCTGAGCTATGAAACCCTGCTGGACGGCGCGCTGTCCTTTGCCGGTCCGCTGGCGGGCAACAGCCGTTTGAGCGGTCGGATTGATATTGGCGAAAGCAATATCAACCTCAACACCGCCGGGGGGGCAATCTCGGCGGCGCCCATCCCGCCAATCCGTCACATCGGCGAATCGCGCCCGGTTCGGCAGACCCGCGCCCGCGCTGACCTGATCCAAACCACCGCAAGCACCGGATCCAGCAGCAACATCGCCCTGGATCTGTTGATTGACGCGCCAAACCGCATCTTTGCCCGGGGCCGTGGGCTCAATGCCGAACTGGGTGGCCGCATCCAGCTGCGCGGCAGCACCGCAGCCCTGGCCCCTGCCGGGCAGATCAGCCTCAAACGTGGCACCTTTGACATCCTTGGGCGGCGTCTGGAACTGGACGAAGGCCGCATTACCCTGCTGGGGGATCTGAAACCACATCTGGAGTTCCGCTCCTCTGCCAGCACCGCCACTGGCAGTGCAACGCTGGAAATCGAAGGCCCCCTGGATGCGCCGCAAATCAAGGTCACCTCCGACCCGCCGCGCCCCAGCGAAGAGGCCCTGGCGCTGCTGTTGTTTGGCGACAACATTGATGATCTGTCCCCCCTGGCGCTGGCGCGCCTGGCCAAATCTGCGCTGGATCTCAGCGGGCGCGGACTGGGCAACCAAAGCCGCCTGCGGGACGCAACCGGCGCTGACAACGTCGAGGTCGGGCTCGACAATATTGGCTCGGGACTGTTGGGGCTGGGCGGCTATATCGGCGAAAAGGCCTATACCGATTTCAACGTCAACACCGAGGGCGACAGCGAGCTGAGCATCAACATCGACCTCACAGATTCCGTCACCGTGACCGGCACTGTCGACAGCGAAGGCGAAAGCGGTTTTGGTCTGTTCTTCAAGCGGGATTACTGA
- a CDS encoding BamA/TamA family outer membrane protein has protein sequence MFFKLPLRSAPQRVLRAAALGLCLTAPFVPTAGISAEVQLAAPGASEALTQRLQGASSVLGADPQIDAQELLAAALSDYRTLVQVLYDAGHFAPQVTIRLDGQEAARIEPLNAPRQINQVRITVIPGPSFRFSRAEITPWPSNSDMQRPAGFAVGQPATTGVLRDAGAAGLLAWRRAGHPKARLAHQAITANHRANTLDARLTMAPGAKLRFGTLRLATPSAVRTEAVQRIAGLPTGAVYHPDLVAKSATRLRRTGAFSSVTLRPKDQPNPDGTLDYIATVEDMPPRRLTFGAQLSSSDGIEITTSWMHRNLFGGAEKLRFETRLSGLGGSNDIDGRIALRLDQPATLGPDDNLFYLIEAERLDEEHYTATQARGGIGLRRVYSDQLFAEAGFGFNTILAEDAFGKRRFKYVAGFLRAEYDRRNSRVNATSGYFINARLTPFLGIDGTDDGLQIKLDGRIYHGLGGSDRLVLAGRAQLGSVIGPSLGNTSPTLLFFSGGAGSVRGHEYQSLGVPVGANSAGGRGYLALSGELRGKITDKLSLVGFFDIGYVDSDAFVSSTSQSHSGAGFGLRYDVAGIGPLRVDFAYPVDGGTEDGLQFYIGIGQAF, from the coding sequence ATGTTTTTCAAATTGCCCCTGCGCTCTGCCCCGCAAAGGGTCCTGCGCGCAGCCGCTTTGGGCCTGTGTTTGACCGCCCCCTTTGTGCCCACTGCGGGCATCAGTGCCGAAGTCCAGCTGGCGGCGCCCGGCGCCTCAGAGGCGCTGACTCAGCGGTTGCAAGGGGCCTCCAGCGTTCTGGGAGCCGATCCGCAGATTGATGCGCAGGAACTGCTGGCCGCCGCCCTGTCGGACTATCGCACTTTGGTGCAGGTGCTGTATGACGCCGGGCATTTTGCGCCGCAGGTCACCATCCGGCTCGACGGGCAAGAGGCCGCCCGCATTGAGCCACTGAACGCGCCGCGCCAGATCAATCAGGTGCGCATTACCGTGATCCCCGGCCCAAGCTTTCGCTTTTCCCGCGCCGAAATCACCCCCTGGCCCAGCAACAGCGATATGCAGCGCCCTGCCGGTTTTGCCGTCGGTCAACCCGCCACCACCGGGGTGCTGCGCGATGCCGGCGCCGCCGGGCTGTTGGCCTGGCGCAGGGCTGGCCACCCAAAGGCCCGTCTGGCACATCAGGCGATCACCGCCAACCATCGCGCCAATACGCTGGACGCCCGCCTGACCATGGCCCCTGGGGCAAAATTGCGGTTTGGCACGCTGCGTCTGGCCACCCCCAGCGCCGTGCGCACCGAGGCAGTCCAGCGCATCGCGGGCCTGCCAACCGGCGCGGTCTACCACCCGGATCTTGTGGCCAAATCCGCCACCCGCCTGCGCCGTACCGGTGCCTTTTCCTCGGTCACCCTGCGCCCCAAAGACCAGCCTAACCCGGACGGAACGCTTGATTATATCGCCACGGTCGAGGACATGCCGCCGCGGCGGCTGACCTTTGGGGCCCAGCTCAGCTCCTCTGACGGGATCGAGATCACCACCAGCTGGATGCACCGCAATCTGTTTGGCGGCGCGGAAAAACTGCGCTTTGAGACCCGGCTCAGCGGGCTGGGGGGCAGTAATGACATTGACGGGCGCATTGCCCTGCGACTGGACCAACCCGCGACGCTGGGGCCAGATGACAATCTGTTCTACCTCATTGAGGCCGAACGGCTGGACGAAGAACATTATACCGCGACCCAAGCCCGGGGCGGTATTGGTCTGCGCCGGGTCTATTCCGATCAGCTGTTTGCCGAAGCGGGCTTTGGCTTTAACACCATCCTGGCCGAGGATGCCTTTGGCAAACGGCGCTTTAAATATGTCGCCGGTTTTTTGCGGGCGGAATATGACCGGCGCAACAGCCGGGTGAATGCCACCAGCGGCTATTTCATCAATGCCCGCCTCACCCCTTTTCTGGGTATAGACGGCACCGACGATGGCCTGCAGATCAAGCTCGATGGGCGGATCTATCACGGGCTGGGCGGCAGTGATCGTCTGGTTCTTGCCGGGCGCGCCCAGCTGGGATCGGTGATTGGCCCCTCGCTGGGCAATACCTCCCCGACATTGCTGTTTTTCTCCGGCGGCGCCGGATCGGTGCGCGGCCATGAATACCAATCTCTGGGCGTGCCTGTGGGTGCCAATTCCGCCGGGGGCCGTGGCTATCTGGCGCTTTCGGGCGAATTGCGCGGCAAGATCACCGACAAGCTCTCGCTGGTTGGCTTTTTTGACATTGGCTATGTGGACAGCGATGCCTTTGTCTCCAGCACCTCGCAAAGCCATTCCGGCGCCGGGTTTGGCCTGCGCTATGATGTGGCCGGGATCGGGCCGCTGCGGGTGGATTTTGCCTATCCGGTGGATGGCGGCACCGAGGATGGATTGCAATTCTACATCGGTATAGGGCAGGCTTTTTGA
- a CDS encoding urate hydroxylase PuuD gives MYEILMMWDWLGFAIRWLHVITAMAWIGSSFYFIALDLGLRKAPNLPVGAHGEEWQVHGGGFYHIRKFLVAPAEMPEHLIWFKWESYTTWLSGFALLMVVYWVGGELYLIDQAKAELTLWQGIAISAASLSIGWLIYDRLCKSGLSERPTLLMVLLFGLLVVMGYGLNQVFTGRAMMLHLGAFTATIMTANVFFIIMPNQRIVVADLQAGRTPDAKYGKIAKLRSTHNNYLTLPVIFLMLSNHYPLAFASEYNWLIAALVFLMGVTIRHYFNTKHAGTGNPTWTWLATALLFLGVIILSTLGLEQEGEADEDSAALTGTALIMAQADGFEEVHEIVLGRCSMCHAREPFWDGIRTAPKAVLLETEADLARQAKAVFLHAGMTDAMPPANVTFMEPEDRAAIRRWFKNARM, from the coding sequence ATGTATGAAATTCTGATGATGTGGGATTGGCTGGGCTTTGCCATTCGCTGGCTGCATGTAATCACCGCAATGGCCTGGATTGGCTCTTCTTTCTATTTCATCGCCCTGGATCTGGGCCTGCGCAAGGCGCCCAATCTGCCGGTTGGCGCCCATGGCGAGGAATGGCAGGTGCACGGCGGCGGATTTTACCACATCCGCAAATTTCTGGTGGCCCCGGCCGAGATGCCGGAGCATCTGATCTGGTTCAAATGGGAAAGCTACACCACCTGGCTGTCGGGCTTTGCCTTGTTGATGGTGGTCTATTGGGTGGGCGGCGAGCTCTATCTGATTGATCAGGCCAAGGCAGAGCTGACCCTGTGGCAGGGCATTGCCATCTCGGCGGCATCGCTGTCGATTGGCTGGCTGATCTATGATCGCCTGTGCAAATCCGGCCTGTCCGAGCGCCCCACCCTGTTGATGGTACTGCTGTTTGGCCTGCTGGTGGTGATGGGCTATGGGCTCAACCAGGTCTTTACCGGCCGCGCTATGATGCTGCACCTCGGGGCCTTTACCGCCACCATCATGACCGCCAATGTGTTTTTCATCATCATGCCAAACCAGCGCATTGTGGTGGCGGATTTGCAGGCAGGGCGCACCCCGGACGCCAAATATGGCAAGATCGCCAAGCTGCGCTCGACCCATAACAACTATCTCACCCTGCCGGTGATTTTCCTGATGCTGTCGAACCACTACCCGCTGGCCTTTGCCTCTGAGTACAACTGGCTGATCGCGGCCTTGGTGTTCCTGATGGGGGTGACCATCCGGCATTATTTCAACACCAAACATGCAGGCACAGGCAATCCCACCTGGACCTGGCTGGCCACAGCGTTGCTGTTCCTGGGGGTGATTATCCTGTCCACCCTGGGTCTGGAACAGGAGGGCGAGGCCGATGAGGACAGCGCCGCACTGACCGGCACCGCGCTGATCATGGCACAGGCCGATGGCTTTGAAGAGGTCCATGAGATCGTTCTGGGCCGGTGCAGCATGTGCCACGCCCGCGAGCCCTTCTGGGATGGCATTCGCACCGCCCCCAAGGCGGTTTTGCTGGAAACCGAAGCCGATCTGGCCCGCCAGGCCAAGGCGGTGTTTCTGCATGCCGGCATGACCGATGCCATGCCCCCGGCCAATGTCACCTTTATGGAGCCAGAGGATCGCGCCGCCATTCGCCGCTGGTTCAAGAACGCCCGCATGTAG
- a CDS encoding LysR family transcriptional regulator → MSYLDNIRTFVRVYELGSMSAAGRDLRVSPAVTSARISQLEDYLGVRLFQRTTRNLTATEQGQAFYSGAVSVLEAVDQAEAQVMHLTDTPRGTLFVAAPLGAGRRLVAPEVPAFLAEYPEINMRLRLSDRTVDLTTEGLDLAFFLGQPEDSNLRIRKIADCQRVLCAAPDYLARHGTPERGEDLVGGAHNCLNLRYPGASEFQWMLQSEDGPKRFAVSGRYECDDGDVLIDWALAGEGIALKPVFEVAEHLISGALVAVAKQSPPVPVQMACLYTHRRHQDPKTRLFMDFMTQRMGASVRAAEASVAVCAPGEN, encoded by the coding sequence ATGTCTTATCTCGATAATATCCGAACCTTTGTGCGTGTCTATGAGCTGGGCTCGATGTCGGCGGCGGGGCGGGATCTGCGGGTTTCTCCGGCGGTGACCTCGGCGCGGATTTCGCAGCTGGAGGATTACCTGGGGGTGCGCCTGTTCCAGCGCACCACCCGAAATCTGACCGCAACCGAACAGGGCCAGGCGTTTTATTCCGGCGCGGTTTCGGTGCTGGAGGCAGTGGATCAGGCCGAGGCCCAGGTGATGCATCTGACGGATACGCCGCGCGGCACCCTGTTTGTGGCGGCTCCCCTGGGGGCGGGCCGGCGGCTGGTGGCGCCGGAGGTGCCAGCCTTTCTGGCAGAATACCCAGAGATCAACATGCGCCTGCGGCTGTCAGACCGGACGGTGGATCTGACCACCGAAGGGCTGGATCTGGCGTTTTTCCTGGGGCAACCGGAGGACAGCAATCTGCGCATTCGAAAGATTGCTGACTGCCAGCGGGTGCTCTGTGCGGCGCCGGATTATCTTGCCCGCCACGGCACACCTGAGCGGGGCGAGGATCTGGTTGGCGGGGCGCATAATTGTTTGAACCTGCGCTATCCTGGCGCCAGCGAGTTTCAGTGGATGTTGCAAAGTGAAGACGGGCCGAAACGTTTTGCGGTTTCCGGGCGCTATGAATGTGACGATGGCGATGTGCTGATAGACTGGGCCCTGGCCGGGGAAGGCATTGCCCTCAAGCCGGTGTTTGAGGTGGCGGAGCATTTGATCTCGGGGGCGCTGGTGGCGGTGGCGAAGCAGAGCCCGCCGGTGCCGGTGCAGATGGCCTGTCTTTATACCCACCGTCGTCACCAGGACCCAAAGACGCGGTTGTTTATGGATTTTATGACCCAACGCATGGGCGCCTCGGTGCGCGCCGCCGAGGCATCTGTTGCCGTTTGCGCGCCAGGCGAAAACTAA
- the uraH gene encoding hydroxyisourate hydrolase — MTGYLTTHVLDTAQGSPAANLPITLYRIDGDNRHQLAQMNTNADGRTDSPILPQDQFTPGTYELVFDAGAYLRASGQAGGQASAEPLFLDQVPIRFGISDAEAHYHVPLLLSPFGYSTYRGS; from the coding sequence ATGACCGGATATCTGACCACCCATGTTCTGGACACCGCCCAGGGCAGCCCTGCCGCCAATCTGCCCATCACTCTCTACCGGATCGACGGCGACAACCGCCACCAGCTGGCCCAGATGAACACCAATGCCGATGGGCGCACCGACAGCCCCATCCTACCCCAGGACCAGTTCACCCCCGGCACCTACGAGCTGGTGTTTGACGCCGGCGCCTATCTGCGCGCCAGCGGCCAGGCCGGTGGTCAGGCCAGCGCCGAACCCCTTTTTCTCGATCAAGTGCCCATTCGCTTTGGCATCAGTGATGCAGAGGCCCATTATCACGTGCCCCTGCTGCTCTCACCCTTTGGCTATTCCACCTATCGCGGCAGCTGA